From a region of the Impatiens glandulifera chromosome 4, dImpGla2.1, whole genome shotgun sequence genome:
- the LOC124937058 gene encoding uncharacterized protein LOC124937058: MVREWRDESGNWVAGAVAGGGFEGYAMLWVAIVAFCVISAVIFSCTGGLTRDKTSAESGAYGGGCAAGCGGVCGGGCGA, encoded by the coding sequence atggTGAGAGAATGGAGGGATGAAAGTGGGAATTGGGTTGCCGGAGCCGTCGCCGGCGGCGGTTTTGAAGGTTATGCAATGTTGTGGGTAGCCATAGTGGCATTTTGTGTAATTTCAGCAGTAATATTTTCATGTACAGGTGGTCTTACAAGAGACAAGACTAGTGCTGAATCAGGGGCTTATGGAGGTGGTTGCGCCGCCGGCTGCGGCGGCGTTTGCGGTGGAGGCTGTGGTGCatga
- the LOC124935592 gene encoding two-component response regulator ORR24-like — MWVGGPSSMAIHGVNPVPFPNAYRIFTQNCHILLVDNNSETLRGTAALLESCYYQVTAVESGLHAMSMLTSRKQHFDLVLTDAHLVDIDVFILLQESFNMEIPTIFMAMEEDPVIARTSIESGVCYFLEKPVNWNAVKGLWQYVMREKSIKSQRSGGDYGKFDETDDNDSDDDGVETRNRKMHASKKKRVGTDGSWEVQRRDKNRHSKKKTCTAWTEELHAKFIAAIDELGEGRCYPKEILQLMNVKGLTRMQVASHLQKCRNDNWRAPESRKSQSHNAQANVVHSHPEPNKITLRKFGSMPRLGKMSNPHNTSQSKSNSTQSYLPTPNHSSLGNLLGNDHQQHHHHHHQNGSYRVHHEFPNSNNQMETNYMNGGGSFDTNPRLMENIVHDIGNFGGQMVNGHRDNSGLDHSNSSMFMEMANHHPTHHVEPTFVGNVMMAAVEPNSHHQNGMVDDFFDFLPEAAEPSQGYPKMFNYGSSSGAAAGGTYTFEPYLFNQNQSQSQSQSQNQNQSQSQNQGE; from the exons CCCAAATGCTTATCGGATCTTTACTCAGAATTGTCACATCCTTCTCGTAGACAATAACAGTGAAACTCTTCGTGGTACGGCTGCTTTGCTCGAATCCTGTTATTATCAAG TGACAGCCGTTGAATCCGGTCTCCATGCTATGTCTATGCTAACAAGTCGAAAGCAACACTTCGATCTTGTGCTAACCGACGCTCATTTGGTTGACATCGATGTATTCATCTTGCTCCAAGAGTCGTTTAACATGGAGATTCCCACAATTT tcATGGCTATGGAAGAAGATCCGGTGATAGCAAGAACATCGATAGAAAGTGGAGTGTGTTACTTTCTTGAGAAACCTGTCAATTGGAACGCGGTGAAAGGGTTGTGGCAATATGTGATGCGCGAGAAGTCAATTAAATCGCAGAGATCTGGCGGCGATTATGGAAAGTTCGACGAGACAGATGATAATGATTCGGATGATGATGGAGTTGAAACTAGAAATAGGAAGATGCATGCATCAAAGAAGAAAAGGGTTGGAACTGATGGGTCATGGGAAGTTCAAAGGAGGGACAAGAATCGACATTCTAAGAAGAAAACTTGTACTGCATGGACCGAAGAGCTCCATGCTAAATTCATAGCTGCCATTGATGAACTCGGAGAAGGAA GATGTTATCCTAAGGAGATCCTTCaattaatgaatgtgaaaggTTTAACTAGAATGCAAGTTGCGAGTCATCTTCAG AAATGTCGCAATGATAACTGGCGCGCACCCGAGTCACGAAAATCACAATCACACAATGCTCAAGCAAATGTTGTGCATAGTCATCCGGAACCAAACAAGATTACTTTGAGGAAGTTTGGATCTATGCCTCGTTTGGGGAAAATGTCTAACCCTCATAATACTTCTCAATCCAAATCCAATAGTACTCAAAGCTATTTACCCACTCCAAACCATTCATCATTGGGTAATCTATTGGGTAATGATCAtcaacaacatcatcatcatcatcatcaaaatggGAGCTATAGAGTTCATCATGAGTTCCCCAATTCCAACAATCAAATGGAGACAAACTACATGAATGGAGGAGGAAGCTTTGATACTAATCCTAGGCTAATGGAGAATATTGTTCATGATATTGGTAACTTTGGAGGGCAAATGGTAAATGGTCATCGTGATAATAGTGGTTTGGATCATAGCAACTCTTCTATGTTCATGGAGATGGCAAATCATCATCCAACTCATCATGTTGAACCAACCTTTGTTGGAAATGTTATGATGGCTGCTGTTGAGCCAAACTCACACCATCAAAATGgtatggtggatgatttcttTGACTTTCTCCCTGAAGCTGCTGAACCATCTCAAGGCTATCCTAAAATGTTCAACTATGGCTCATCTTCTGGGGCTGCTGCTGGTGGTACCTACACCTTTGAACCATATCTCTTCAACCAG AACCAAAGCCAGAGCCAGAGCCAGAGCCAAAACCAGAACCAGAGCCAGAGCCAGAACCAAGGAGAGTGA